One Cellulosimicrobium protaetiae genomic region harbors:
- the nadC gene encoding carboxylating nicotinate-nucleotide diphosphorylase, protein MPARPSDAGGRSVPTRVEPGLDPAWIAETVARALDEDLGAAPGRDVTTQATVPPSATGTAHLVARADGVVAGLVVVEEVTRQVAARFGLPPVEVTFAASDGEAVGRGRVLAALTGPVQVLLTAERTLLNLASRASGVATATRAWARELGGTGAQVLDTRKTTPGLRALEKYAVRAGGGTNKRMGLYDVAMVKDNHVVAAGSVSAAIDAIRRTFPDVLVQVEADTTDQALEAVSAGADFLLLDNMPTPVLAATVAAVRAREGRDGVPEKVELEATGNLTLDRAREVAGTGVDYLSVGALTHSAPILDLALDLLPTLSPSENPGHAR, encoded by the coding sequence GTGCCCGCCCGCCCGTCCGACGCCGGAGGGCGGTCCGTCCCGACGCGCGTCGAGCCGGGGCTCGACCCGGCGTGGATCGCCGAGACCGTCGCGCGAGCGCTCGACGAGGACCTGGGCGCTGCGCCGGGGCGTGACGTCACCACGCAGGCGACCGTGCCGCCGTCCGCCACCGGGACGGCGCACCTCGTGGCGCGCGCGGACGGGGTCGTGGCGGGGCTCGTCGTCGTCGAGGAGGTGACGCGTCAGGTCGCCGCGCGGTTCGGCCTCCCGCCGGTCGAGGTCACGTTCGCCGCGTCCGACGGCGAGGCCGTGGGCCGCGGCCGCGTGCTCGCCGCGCTCACGGGGCCCGTCCAGGTGCTCCTCACCGCCGAGCGCACGCTCCTGAACCTCGCGAGCCGCGCGTCGGGCGTCGCGACGGCGACGCGTGCGTGGGCACGCGAGCTCGGGGGCACGGGGGCGCAGGTGCTCGACACGCGCAAGACGACGCCGGGCCTGCGCGCGCTCGAGAAGTACGCCGTGCGCGCCGGCGGCGGCACGAACAAGCGCATGGGCCTCTACGACGTCGCGATGGTCAAGGACAACCACGTCGTGGCCGCGGGCTCGGTGAGCGCCGCGATCGACGCGATCCGCCGGACGTTCCCGGACGTGCTCGTCCAGGTCGAGGCGGACACGACCGACCAGGCCCTGGAAGCCGTGTCGGCGGGCGCCGACTTCCTCCTCCTCGACAACATGCCGACCCCGGTCCTCGCCGCGACGGTCGCGGCCGTCCGGGCGCGCGAGGGTCGCGACGGCGTGCCCGAGAAGGTCGAGCTCGAGGCGACGGGCAACCTCACGCTGGACCGCGCGCGCGAGGTCGCGGGCACCGGTGTCGACTACCTCTCCGTCGGCGCCCTGACCCACTCGGCCCCGATCCTCGACCTCGCCCTCGACCTCCTGCCCACCCTCTCGCCGAGCGAGAACCCTGGTCACGCGAGATAG
- a CDS encoding L-aspartate oxidase: MSGSGGSSAAASARTLARTLAAPAPGWTTTADVVVVGSGIAGLTAALELRTRVPRVLLVTKGELSSGSTVWAQGGIAAALDPEDSPEAHLADTLVAGGGVCDPAAVEVLVTEGPARVRELVARGANFDRAENGDIALTREGGHHADRIAHAGGDATGAEISRALVAQLDAVRSDPGIEVIENALVLDVLTGTGPDGVPRASGVTLHVRGEGTRDGVGAVLARAVVLATGGVGQVFRSSTNPPQATGDGIAAALRAGATLGDLEFVQFHPTVLWLGLGAKGQLPLISEAVRGEGAILLDTDGHRFMPAQHPMAELAPRDVVAHAIVRQMAATGSDHVLLDARHLGADFLRSRFPTITERLAENGLDWTEEPVPVAPAQHYHSGGVVTDLHGRSTLDGLYAIGEVACTGVHGANRLASNSLLEGLVFAHRAARQITESVAAGSLERVDPVDRLGPSALVAAAARSRIQSIASSGPGVIRSGEGLATAAARLAAVRTDAHEASDVVAQPQAAEWETTNVHQVATALTAAATLRTESRGGHFRTDFPETDPAWERRVLVSLDADGTLLVR, encoded by the coding sequence GTGAGCGGGAGCGGCGGTTCCTCGGCGGCTGCGTCCGCCCGGACGCTCGCCCGGACGCTCGCGGCCCCGGCACCGGGCTGGACGACGACTGCGGACGTCGTCGTCGTCGGGTCGGGCATCGCGGGTCTCACCGCGGCGCTCGAGCTGCGTACGCGAGTGCCGCGCGTCCTGCTCGTGACGAAGGGCGAGCTGTCGTCGGGATCGACCGTGTGGGCGCAGGGCGGCATCGCCGCGGCGCTCGACCCGGAGGACTCGCCCGAGGCGCACCTCGCGGACACGCTCGTCGCGGGCGGCGGGGTCTGCGACCCGGCCGCGGTCGAGGTGCTCGTCACCGAGGGCCCGGCGCGCGTGCGCGAGCTCGTGGCGCGCGGCGCGAACTTCGACCGGGCCGAGAACGGCGACATCGCCCTGACGCGCGAGGGCGGCCACCACGCGGACCGCATCGCGCACGCAGGCGGCGACGCGACCGGGGCGGAGATCTCTCGCGCGCTCGTCGCGCAGCTCGACGCCGTGCGCAGCGACCCCGGCATCGAGGTGATCGAGAACGCGCTCGTGCTCGACGTCCTCACGGGCACCGGCCCGGACGGCGTCCCGCGGGCCAGCGGGGTCACGCTCCACGTGCGCGGCGAGGGCACGCGCGACGGCGTCGGGGCGGTCCTCGCGCGCGCGGTCGTGCTCGCGACCGGGGGAGTGGGCCAGGTGTTCCGCTCCTCGACCAACCCGCCGCAGGCGACGGGCGACGGCATCGCGGCGGCGCTGCGCGCGGGCGCGACGCTCGGCGACCTCGAGTTCGTCCAGTTCCACCCGACCGTCCTGTGGCTCGGGCTCGGTGCGAAGGGTCAGCTCCCGCTCATCTCCGAGGCGGTCCGCGGCGAGGGCGCGATCCTCCTCGACACCGACGGCCACCGGTTCATGCCCGCGCAGCACCCCATGGCGGAGCTCGCGCCGCGCGACGTCGTCGCGCACGCGATCGTGCGGCAGATGGCCGCGACGGGCTCCGACCACGTGCTGCTCGACGCGCGCCACCTCGGCGCCGACTTCCTGCGCTCGCGCTTCCCGACGATCACCGAGCGGCTCGCGGAGAACGGCCTCGACTGGACCGAGGAGCCCGTCCCCGTCGCGCCCGCGCAGCACTACCACTCGGGCGGGGTCGTCACCGACCTGCACGGGCGGTCCACGCTCGACGGCCTCTACGCGATCGGCGAGGTCGCGTGCACCGGTGTGCACGGCGCCAACCGGCTCGCGTCCAACTCGCTGCTCGAGGGCCTCGTGTTCGCGCACCGTGCGGCGCGCCAGATCACCGAGAGCGTCGCGGCAGGCTCGCTCGAGCGGGTGGACCCGGTCGACCGGCTCGGCCCGTCCGCGCTCGTCGCCGCCGCGGCGCGCTCGCGCATCCAGTCGATCGCGTCCTCCGGCCCCGGCGTGATCCGTTCCGGTGAGGGACTCGCCACCGCCGCGGCGCGGCTCGCCGCGGTCCGCACCGACGCGCACGAGGCGAGCGACGTCGTCGCGCAGCCGCAGGCCGCGGAGTGGGAGACGACGAACGTGCACCAGGTCGCGACCGCGCTCACCGCGGCCGCGACGCTGCGCACGGAGTCCCGCGGTGGCCACTTCCGCACCGACTTCCCGGAGACGGACCCGGCCTGGGAGCGCCGAGTGCTCGTGTCGCTCGACGCTGACGGGACGCTGCTCGTCCGCTGA
- a CDS encoding lactonase family protein, with translation MTSATRALWIGTYPHPANGGAEGVWRVGLEVDAAAGTGSFVGGALVAESPSPSFLALDRDTLYAVGETEAGSVSAFTVGPDGGLAPRGAAVATGGTYPCHVAVSGDVLVANYGDGVLTAVPTAPDGALAASAHDRTGTAVRRQGHTGTGPVADRQEGPHAHFVAPLAHLGAADDGSGDVLVVDLGTDELRRHDPAAPDGSAPRVVATFPPGTGPRHLAALPTGHLVVVGELDPALFVLAPVDGPDGVRTYDVVARYDVTHAAAPADGGNYPSHVAVTADGSRVLVAVRGSDVLAVHAVEPAPEGGVPALRHLADSPVGGAWPRHFAVLDGSGLSEAQPHDLVVVANQNDDPLLARPDAPSGEEPTSNLALLRVRRSDGAAQVLDVLALPAPACVVEA, from the coding sequence ATGACCTCCGCGACCCGCGCCCTCTGGATCGGCACCTATCCGCACCCGGCGAACGGCGGCGCGGAGGGCGTGTGGCGGGTCGGGCTCGAGGTCGACGCGGCGGCGGGGACCGGGTCGTTCGTCGGAGGCGCGCTGGTGGCGGAATCGCCTTCGCCGTCCTTCCTCGCCCTCGACCGCGACACCCTGTACGCGGTGGGGGAGACGGAGGCCGGCTCGGTGTCGGCGTTCACCGTCGGGCCCGACGGCGGTCTCGCACCCCGGGGCGCCGCCGTCGCGACGGGCGGGACGTACCCGTGCCACGTGGCCGTGAGCGGTGACGTGCTCGTCGCGAACTACGGGGACGGCGTCCTCACGGCCGTCCCGACCGCCCCGGACGGCGCGCTCGCCGCGTCGGCGCACGACCGGACCGGGACCGCGGTACGTCGCCAGGGGCACACCGGCACGGGACCGGTCGCCGACCGCCAGGAAGGGCCGCACGCCCACTTCGTCGCCCCGCTCGCCCACCTCGGCGCCGCCGACGACGGCAGCGGCGACGTGCTCGTCGTCGACCTCGGGACCGACGAGCTGCGCCGGCACGACCCCGCAGCACCCGACGGTTCCGCACCGCGCGTCGTCGCGACCTTCCCGCCGGGGACCGGCCCGCGCCACCTCGCCGCGCTCCCCACGGGTCACCTCGTCGTGGTCGGCGAGCTCGACCCGGCCCTGTTCGTCCTCGCGCCGGTCGACGGCCCGGACGGGGTGCGCACGTACGACGTCGTCGCGCGCTACGACGTCACGCACGCCGCGGCTCCCGCGGACGGCGGGAACTACCCGTCCCACGTCGCGGTCACGGCGGACGGTTCGCGCGTCCTCGTCGCGGTGCGTGGCTCCGACGTGCTCGCCGTGCACGCGGTGGAGCCCGCCCCCGAGGGCGGCGTCCCCGCCCTGCGACACCTCGCGGACTCCCCGGTGGGCGGCGCCTGGCCCCGTCACTTCGCCGTCCTCGACGGCTCCGGCCTCTCCGAGGCGCAGCCGCACGACCTCGTCGTCGTCGCGAACCAGAACGACGACCCGCTGCTCGCACGGCCGGACGCCCCGAGCGGCGAAGAGCCGACGTCGAACCTCGCCCTCCTGCGCGTGCGTCGCTCGGACGGCGCCGCCCAGGTGCTGGACGTGCTCGCGCTGCCCGCCCCGGCCTGCGTCGTGGAGGCCTGA
- a CDS encoding sensor histidine kinase, translating into MEAEGLIEGATVLLAGVVGVVVGVVAAIAFRVSERQQRAVRAEPAPELDEGLVRVLAVLRSAAVVLDGEGEVVRASPPAYALGVVRGDAIAHAAIRDMIDDVRRDGVIRDEELELPRGPVGRGTVMLQVRVAQVGPHHVLVLAEDRTEARRVEAIRRDFVVNVSHELKTPVGALALLAETVQDAADDPVAVRRFAARMQSEATRLSALVQEIIELSRLQVAGALQEVTVVPVRGVVEEAVDRARTTAQGKGITLTTGGELDAAVYGDHNLLVTAVRNLLDNAVAYSGENTRVGVGVTLSGDLVEIAVVDQGIGIAADEQARVFERFYRVDPARSRDTGGTGLGLSIVKHVAADHGGEVTMWSEPGRGSTFTLRIPAADVSAGQVRHEPAGRVAVDEPVDDGTGGAGPRAGQHGARGATQDPAPHEEAQNKEVGA; encoded by the coding sequence GTGGAAGCCGAGGGACTCATCGAGGGCGCGACCGTGCTGCTCGCCGGTGTCGTGGGCGTGGTGGTCGGCGTGGTCGCCGCGATCGCGTTCCGCGTGAGCGAGCGCCAGCAGCGTGCCGTGCGGGCGGAGCCCGCGCCGGAGCTCGACGAAGGACTCGTCCGGGTGCTCGCCGTGCTGCGGTCCGCCGCCGTCGTGCTCGACGGCGAGGGGGAGGTCGTGCGCGCGAGCCCGCCCGCCTACGCGCTGGGCGTGGTCCGCGGCGACGCGATCGCGCACGCGGCGATTCGCGACATGATCGACGACGTGCGCCGGGACGGCGTGATCCGCGACGAGGAGCTGGAGCTCCCGCGCGGCCCGGTCGGTCGCGGCACGGTCATGCTCCAGGTCCGGGTCGCGCAGGTCGGGCCGCACCACGTGCTGGTGCTCGCGGAGGACCGGACGGAGGCGCGGCGGGTGGAGGCGATCCGTCGAGACTTCGTCGTCAACGTCTCGCACGAGCTCAAGACGCCGGTCGGGGCCCTCGCGCTCCTCGCCGAGACGGTGCAGGACGCGGCGGACGACCCGGTGGCGGTGCGCCGGTTCGCCGCGCGCATGCAGTCCGAGGCGACCCGGCTGTCCGCGCTCGTCCAGGAGATCATCGAGCTCTCGCGGCTCCAGGTGGCGGGGGCGCTCCAGGAGGTGACGGTCGTGCCGGTGCGCGGCGTGGTCGAGGAGGCCGTGGACCGGGCCCGCACGACGGCGCAGGGCAAGGGGATCACGCTCACCACGGGCGGTGAGCTCGACGCGGCGGTGTACGGGGACCACAACCTGCTCGTCACGGCGGTCCGCAACCTCCTCGACAACGCGGTCGCGTACTCGGGCGAGAACACGCGCGTCGGTGTCGGGGTCACGCTCTCGGGCGACCTCGTCGAGATCGCGGTCGTGGACCAGGGCATCGGGATCGCGGCCGACGAGCAGGCGCGCGTGTTCGAACGGTTCTACCGGGTGGACCCCGCACGGTCGCGCGACACGGGCGGCACGGGTCTCGGGCTCAGCATCGTCAAGCACGTCGCCGCCGACCACGGGGGTGAGGTCACGATGTGGTCCGAGCCCGGTCGCGGCTCGACCTTCACGCTCCGGATCCCCGCCGCGGACGTCTCGGCCGGTCAGGTGCGGCACGAGCCCGCCGGGCGGGTCGCTGTCGACGAGCCGGTGGACGACGGCACGGGCGGCGCGGGTCCCCGCGCCGGGCAGCACGGCGCCCGGGGGGCCACGCAGGACCCCGCGCCGCACGAAGAAGCACAGAACAAGGAGGTAGGCGCGTGA
- a CDS encoding phosphoglyceromutase, protein MTYTLVLLRHGESEWNAKNLFTGWVDVALSEKGTEEAKRGGQLLTEAGVLPDVVHTSLLRRAITTANLSLDAADRHWIPVKRSWRLNERHYGALQGKNKKQTLEEFGEEQFMLWRRSYDVPPPEIELGSEFSQDADPRYADAPVVRTECLKDVLERALPYWEGEVVPDLKAGKTVLVAAHGNSLRAIVKHLDGISDEDIAALNIPTGIPLLYELDEDLKPVTKGGRYLDPEAAAKAAAAVANQGR, encoded by the coding sequence ATGACCTACACCCTCGTGCTGCTCCGCCACGGCGAGAGCGAATGGAACGCCAAGAACCTGTTCACCGGCTGGGTGGACGTCGCCCTCTCGGAGAAGGGGACCGAGGAGGCGAAGCGCGGCGGTCAGCTCCTCACGGAGGCCGGCGTCCTGCCCGACGTCGTGCACACCTCGCTCCTGCGCCGCGCCATCACGACGGCGAACCTGTCGCTCGACGCCGCGGACCGCCACTGGATCCCCGTGAAGCGGTCGTGGCGCCTCAACGAGCGCCACTACGGCGCGCTGCAGGGCAAGAACAAGAAGCAGACGCTCGAGGAGTTCGGCGAGGAGCAGTTCATGCTCTGGCGCCGCTCGTACGACGTGCCGCCGCCCGAGATCGAGCTCGGCTCCGAGTTCTCGCAGGACGCGGACCCGCGCTACGCCGACGCCCCCGTCGTGCGCACCGAGTGCCTCAAGGACGTGCTCGAGCGCGCCCTGCCGTACTGGGAGGGCGAGGTCGTCCCGGACCTGAAGGCCGGCAAGACCGTCCTCGTCGCGGCGCACGGCAACTCGCTGCGCGCGATCGTCAAGCACCTCGACGGCATCTCCGACGAGGACATCGCCGCGCTCAACATCCCGACCGGCATCCCGCTGCTCTACGAGCTCGACGAGGACCTCAAGCCCGTCACCAAGGGCGGGCGCTACCTCGATCCCGAGGCCGCCGCCAAGGCAGCCGCCGCGGTCGCCAACCAGGGCCGCTGA
- the panD gene encoding aspartate 1-decarboxylase, with amino-acid sequence MMIGKIHRATVTQADLHYVGSITVDADLLDAADLYPGQQVDVVDVTNGARLTTYVIPGERGAGEVCINGAAAHLVNPGDVVILIAYGMLDDADARTYLPNVVFVDEQNRIVELSDEPGLVPAGHGLEASGLPFAPFRGAGAGGDAAVVRPA; translated from the coding sequence ATGATGATCGGCAAGATCCACCGCGCGACGGTGACGCAGGCCGACCTGCACTACGTCGGCTCGATCACCGTGGACGCCGACCTGCTCGACGCCGCGGACCTCTACCCCGGCCAGCAGGTCGACGTCGTGGACGTCACCAACGGCGCGCGGCTGACGACGTACGTCATCCCGGGCGAGCGTGGTGCCGGCGAGGTGTGCATCAACGGCGCCGCCGCACACCTCGTGAACCCGGGCGACGTCGTCATCCTCATCGCCTACGGCATGCTCGACGACGCGGACGCGCGCACCTACCTGCCGAACGTCGTCTTCGTGGACGAGCAGAACCGGATCGTCGAGCTCTCGGACGAGCCCGGCCTCGTGCCCGCGGGCCACGGCCTCGAGGCGAGCGGGCTGCCGTTCGCCCCGTTCCGCGGCGCGGGCGCCGGTGGAGACGCGGCCGTGGTGCGCCCCGCGTGA
- a CDS encoding histone-like nucleoid-structuring protein Lsr2 — translation MAQKVQVILVDDLDGGAADETVTFALDGVSYEIDLSTKNAQELRDAFASWVGNARKVSSRTSTARPARRGSRASGSARATEVREWARANGYTVNDRGRISQEIQTAYDAAH, via the coding sequence GTGGCCCAGAAAGTCCAGGTAATTCTCGTCGACGACCTCGACGGGGGCGCGGCCGACGAGACCGTCACGTTCGCACTTGACGGCGTCTCCTACGAGATCGACCTCAGCACCAAGAATGCGCAGGAGCTGCGCGACGCGTTCGCGTCGTGGGTCGGCAACGCGCGCAAGGTCTCGTCCCGCACGAGCACGGCCCGCCCCGCGCGCCGCGGCAGCCGCGCGTCCGGCTCCGCCCGCGCGACCGAGGTCCGTGAGTGGGCCCGCGCCAACGGCTACACGGTGAACGACCGCGGTCGCATCTCCCAGGAGATCCAGACGGCGTACGACGCCGCGCACTGA
- the phoU gene encoding phosphate signaling complex protein PhoU, whose protein sequence is MREIFEAELKQVGDDLAEMSRLVESAVNRAGQALLTADLQLAQSVIGDDHAIDALERELDERCVLLLAQQQPVATDLRVVVSALRMSATLERMGDLARHIAQVARGRYPSRAIEPSLHRTFEQMHDAAVRVARRTTTLLTTRDLTVAANIERDDDLLDKLHQDTFTALLDGTWNGTPQETVDVTLVGRYYERFGDHGVSIAKRVTYLVTGDFADDRGTPAGSARASA, encoded by the coding sequence ATGCGGGAGATCTTCGAGGCCGAGCTGAAGCAGGTCGGCGACGACCTGGCCGAGATGAGCCGGCTGGTGGAGTCGGCCGTGAACCGCGCCGGGCAGGCGCTCCTCACGGCGGACCTGCAGCTCGCCCAGTCCGTGATCGGCGACGACCACGCGATCGACGCGCTCGAGCGCGAGCTCGACGAGCGCTGCGTGCTCCTCCTCGCGCAGCAGCAGCCTGTCGCGACCGACCTGCGCGTCGTGGTCAGCGCGCTGCGCATGAGCGCCACCCTGGAGCGCATGGGCGACCTGGCTCGCCACATCGCGCAGGTCGCGCGCGGCCGGTACCCGTCCCGGGCGATCGAGCCGTCGCTGCACCGCACGTTCGAGCAGATGCACGACGCCGCCGTGCGCGTGGCCCGCCGGACGACGACGCTCCTCACGACGCGCGACCTCACCGTCGCCGCGAACATCGAGCGCGACGACGACCTGCTCGACAAGCTCCACCAGGACACCTTCACCGCGCTGCTCGACGGCACGTGGAACGGGACCCCGCAGGAGACGGTCGACGTCACGCTCGTGGGCCGCTACTACGAGCGCTTCGGCGACCACGGCGTCTCCATCGCCAAGCGCGTGACGTACCTCGTCACCGGCGACTTCGCCGACGACCGCGGCACCCCCGCCGGCTCCGCCCGCGCGTCTGCCTGA
- the mshA gene encoding D-inositol-3-phosphate glycosyltransferase, whose product MLSVHTSPLDQPGTGDAGGMNVYVTELAHALARRGTQVEIFTRATASSQPRKVEVSDGVTVRHVVAGPFEGLDKNDLPGQLCAFTAGVLRAEARHHEGWYDVVHTHYWLSGQVGWLAADRWDVPLVHTMHTLARVKNAALAPGDAPEPLGRIIGEEQVVAESDALVASTDAEADDLVRDYAADPARVHVVPPGVDLDLFSPDPGSASAGDGAARRERRRALRAGLGLPTDGGLVLFAGRVQPLKGPDVLVRALGVLAERGEPVPTLVVLGGPSGRPTAVRELEALAYQVGVSDRLVVRPPVPRDELARWYRAADVVAVPSHNESFGLVAAEAEASGTPVVAAAVGGLRTVVEDQVSGVLVPDHDPETWARVLGDLLADDERLAALGDGARRAGERFGWDTAALRMLDVYAQARKVRAAR is encoded by the coding sequence ATGCTCTCGGTGCACACGTCGCCCCTCGACCAACCGGGCACCGGCGACGCGGGCGGCATGAACGTGTACGTCACCGAGCTCGCGCACGCGCTCGCCCGGCGGGGTACGCAGGTCGAGATCTTCACGCGCGCGACGGCGTCGAGCCAGCCGCGCAAGGTCGAGGTGTCCGACGGCGTGACCGTGCGGCACGTCGTCGCCGGCCCCTTCGAGGGGCTCGACAAGAACGACCTGCCCGGCCAGCTGTGCGCCTTCACGGCGGGCGTGCTGCGTGCCGAGGCACGGCACCACGAGGGCTGGTACGACGTCGTGCACACCCACTACTGGCTCTCGGGGCAGGTGGGCTGGCTCGCGGCCGACCGCTGGGACGTCCCGCTCGTGCACACCATGCACACGCTCGCCCGCGTGAAGAACGCGGCGCTCGCCCCGGGCGACGCGCCCGAGCCCCTGGGCCGGATCATCGGGGAGGAGCAGGTCGTCGCCGAGTCGGACGCGCTCGTCGCGAGCACGGACGCCGAGGCGGACGACCTCGTGCGCGACTACGCCGCCGACCCCGCGCGCGTGCACGTCGTGCCGCCGGGCGTCGACCTCGACCTGTTCTCCCCGGACCCCGGCAGCGCGTCGGCGGGCGACGGCGCCGCGCGGCGGGAGCGGCGCCGGGCGCTGCGGGCCGGGCTGGGGCTGCCCACCGACGGCGGGCTCGTGCTCTTCGCGGGGCGCGTGCAGCCGCTCAAGGGTCCCGACGTGCTCGTCCGGGCGCTCGGCGTCCTCGCCGAGCGCGGGGAGCCCGTGCCGACGCTCGTCGTGCTGGGGGGCCCGAGCGGGCGCCCGACGGCGGTGCGCGAGCTCGAGGCGCTCGCCTACCAGGTCGGGGTGAGCGACCGGCTCGTCGTGCGCCCGCCCGTCCCGCGCGACGAGCTCGCGCGGTGGTACCGCGCTGCCGACGTCGTCGCCGTGCCGTCGCACAACGAGTCGTTCGGGCTCGTCGCGGCCGAGGCCGAGGCGAGCGGCACGCCCGTCGTCGCGGCCGCCGTCGGCGGGCTGCGGACGGTGGTCGAGGACCAGGTCTCCGGCGTCCTCGTGCCCGACCACGACCCGGAGACCTGGGCGCGCGTGCTGGGCGACCTGCTCGCCGACGACGAGCGCCTCGCCGCGCTCGGCGACGGCGCCCGACGCGCGGGCGAACGGTTCGGCTGGGACACCGCCGCGCTGCGCATGCTCGACGTCTACGCGCAGGCGCGCAAGGTCCGCGCGGCGCGCTGA
- a CDS encoding nitroreductase family deazaflavin-dependent oxidoreductase produces MPIDGEYAPSPSAWSRKQAESYESSGGTRSTTLNGMPVVVLTTLGRRTGKVRKTPLMRVEHDGAYAVVASLGGAPQHPVWYHNVLAHPQVELQDEAERHDYVAREVHGEERALWWERAVAAYPPYADYQTRTSRVIPVLVLERTAPDA; encoded by the coding sequence ATGCCGATCGACGGAGAGTACGCCCCCAGCCCGAGCGCCTGGTCCCGCAAGCAGGCCGAGTCCTACGAGTCGTCCGGCGGGACGCGCAGCACGACCCTGAACGGGATGCCGGTGGTCGTGCTCACGACCCTCGGCCGACGCACCGGCAAGGTCCGCAAGACGCCGCTCATGCGGGTCGAGCACGACGGCGCGTACGCGGTCGTCGCGTCGCTGGGCGGCGCCCCTCAGCACCCCGTCTGGTACCACAACGTCCTGGCGCACCCGCAGGTAGAGCTCCAGGACGAGGCCGAGCGCCACGACTACGTCGCGCGCGAGGTCCACGGCGAGGAACGGGCGCTCTGGTGGGAGCGCGCCGTCGCGGCCTACCCGCCGTACGCGGACTACCAGACGAGGACGTCCCGCGTGATCCCCGTCCTGGTCCTGGAGCGCACCGCGCCGGACGCCTGA
- the lysS gene encoding lysine--tRNA ligase, protein MQVRREKRERILARGDEPYPVSVPRTTTIADVRAAYAHLETGEETQDEVGVAGRVVFLRNTGKLCFATLQDGEGNRLQVMLSQAVVGEESLASFKADVDLGDHLFAHGRVISSRRGELSVFADAWQIAAKALRPLPVLHKELSEEARVRQRYVDLIARPAARDTVRLRAAVVRSIRENFWERGFVEVETPMLQTRPEGAAARQFETHMNAFDIDLFLRIAPELFLKRAAVGGVEKVFEINRNFRNEGVDSTHSPEFAMLEAYEAYGDYDTMAVLTQNLVQRAAQDALGKTLVTLADGTEYDLGGEWTQLRMYDSLSDALGETITPGTSVESLLTYADKFELSFDPKNVNHGKLVEGLWEHLVGDHLVAPTFVRDFPVETSPLTRDHRAVRGQVEKWDLYVRGVELATAYSELVDPVVQRQRFEAQALLAAAGDEEAMRIDEDFLTAMEYAMPPSGGMGLGIDRLLMALTGLGIRETILFPLVKPAQQ, encoded by the coding sequence ATGCAGGTCCGCCGCGAGAAGCGCGAGCGGATCCTCGCGCGCGGTGACGAGCCCTACCCGGTCTCCGTCCCGCGCACGACGACGATCGCCGACGTCCGCGCCGCGTACGCGCACCTGGAGACGGGCGAGGAGACGCAGGACGAGGTCGGCGTGGCCGGTCGTGTCGTGTTCCTGCGCAACACCGGCAAGCTGTGCTTCGCCACGCTGCAGGACGGCGAGGGCAACCGTCTGCAGGTCATGCTGAGCCAGGCCGTCGTGGGCGAGGAGTCGCTGGCGTCGTTCAAGGCGGACGTCGACCTGGGCGACCACCTCTTCGCGCACGGCCGCGTCATCAGCTCGCGCCGCGGCGAGCTGAGCGTGTTCGCCGACGCGTGGCAGATCGCCGCGAAGGCGCTGCGCCCGCTCCCGGTGCTCCACAAGGAGCTCTCGGAGGAGGCGCGCGTGCGCCAGCGCTACGTCGACCTCATCGCCCGCCCTGCCGCCCGGGACACGGTGCGCCTGCGTGCCGCCGTCGTGCGCTCGATCCGCGAGAACTTCTGGGAGCGCGGTTTCGTCGAGGTCGAGACGCCGATGCTCCAGACGCGCCCGGAAGGCGCTGCCGCGCGTCAGTTCGAGACGCACATGAATGCGTTCGACATCGACCTGTTCCTGCGCATCGCCCCGGAGCTGTTCCTCAAGCGCGCGGCGGTCGGTGGTGTCGAGAAGGTGTTCGAGATCAACCGCAACTTCCGCAACGAGGGCGTGGACTCCACGCACTCGCCGGAATTCGCGATGCTCGAGGCCTACGAGGCGTACGGTGACTACGACACCATGGCGGTGCTCACGCAGAACCTCGTGCAGCGCGCCGCGCAGGATGCGCTCGGGAAGACCCTGGTCACGCTCGCCGACGGGACGGAATACGACCTCGGCGGCGAATGGACGCAGCTCAGGATGTACGACTCGCTCTCGGACGCGCTGGGCGAGACGATCACGCCCGGGACGTCGGTCGAGTCGCTGCTGACGTACGCCGACAAGTTCGAGCTCTCCTTCGACCCGAAGAACGTCAACCACGGAAAGCTCGTCGAGGGCCTGTGGGAGCACCTGGTGGGCGACCACCTCGTCGCGCCGACGTTCGTGCGCGACTTCCCCGTCGAGACCTCCCCGCTCACGCGGGATCACCGTGCCGTGCGGGGCCAGGTCGAGAAGTGGGACCTCTACGTGCGCGGCGTCGAGCTCGCGACCGCGTACTCCGAGCTCGTGGACCCGGTCGTCCAGCGTCAGCGCTTCGAGGCTCAGGCGCTGCTCGCCGCGGCCGGCGACGAGGAGGCCATGCGTATCGACGAGGACTTCCTCACCGCGATGGAGTACGCGATGCCGCCGTCGGGGGGGATGGGGCTGGGGATCGACCGCCTGCTCATGGCGCTCACCGGTCTCGGCATCCGCGAGACCATCCTCTTCCCGCTCGTGAAGCCCGCGCAGCAGTAG